A section of the Cydia splendana chromosome 1, ilCydSple1.2, whole genome shotgun sequence genome encodes:
- the LOC134792239 gene encoding transmembrane protein 50A isoform X1, producing MNCFENVTVPNCVWFEGGERRNIFASMVAGFLFFTGWWFIIDSASKYPSDLPNAAHVCGVMATISLVMINSVSNAQVRGETYTGGCMGPRGARLWLFMGFVVGFASLIAACWILFANYVNSGKTGSDTTKNTWAGVSLFLQNAFIFAGSLVFKFGRAEDLWG from the exons ATGAACTGCTTCGAGAACGTGACTGTGCCGAATTGCGTGTGGTTTGAAGGAGGAGAAAGGCGCAATATTTTTGCGTCGATGGTTGCAGGTTTTCTG TTCTTTACAGGATGGTGGTTTATAATTGACTCAGCATCTAAGTACCCGAGTGATCTACCAAATGCAGCACATGTCTGCGGAGTGATGGCTACCATATCTTTGGTCATGATTAACTCTGTTTCAAATGCACAG GTGCGAGGAGAGACATACACCGGGGGCTGTATGGGGCCGCGCGGCGCCAGGCTCTGGCTTTTCATGGGCTTCGTTGTGGGCTTCGCATCACTCATCGCCGCCTGCTGGATACTGTTTGCCAATTATGTTAACTCTGGTAAAACAGGCTCAG ATACGACTAAAAACACCTGGGCCGGGGTGAGCCTGTTCCTCCAAAACGCGTTCATCTTCGCCGGCTCGCTGGTCTTCAAGTTCGGCCGCGCCGAGGACCTGTGGGGCTAA
- the LOC134792239 gene encoding transmembrane protein 50A isoform X2 — MNCFENVTVPNCVWFEGGERRNIFASMVAGFLFFTGWWFIIDSASKYPSDLPNAAHVCGVMATISLVMINSVSNAQVRGETYTGGCMGPRGARLWLFMGFVVGFASLIAACWILFANYVNSDTTKNTWAGVSLFLQNAFIFAGSLVFKFGRAEDLWG, encoded by the exons ATGAACTGCTTCGAGAACGTGACTGTGCCGAATTGCGTGTGGTTTGAAGGAGGAGAAAGGCGCAATATTTTTGCGTCGATGGTTGCAGGTTTTCTG TTCTTTACAGGATGGTGGTTTATAATTGACTCAGCATCTAAGTACCCGAGTGATCTACCAAATGCAGCACATGTCTGCGGAGTGATGGCTACCATATCTTTGGTCATGATTAACTCTGTTTCAAATGCACAG GTGCGAGGAGAGACATACACCGGGGGCTGTATGGGGCCGCGCGGCGCCAGGCTCTGGCTTTTCATGGGCTTCGTTGTGGGCTTCGCATCACTCATCGCCGCCTGCTGGATACTGTTTGCCAATTATGTTAACTCTG ATACGACTAAAAACACCTGGGCCGGGGTGAGCCTGTTCCTCCAAAACGCGTTCATCTTCGCCGGCTCGCTGGTCTTCAAGTTCGGCCGCGCCGAGGACCTGTGGGGCTAA